One Poseidonibacter antarcticus genomic window carries:
- a CDS encoding ABC transporter ATP-binding protein — MEIIKIENLSTAFGKNIVHNNISFSINEKEIFGILGGSGSGKTVLIKQIVMLNEIQKGTIKIFDKDISNLTLKESQIIKQQFSYLFQFGALYSFLNVIENISVMLKEYTNLPMDLIEKIAYTNLEIVGLPKNCAKLYPSELSGGMKKRVALARSLALEPKILFLDEPTSGLDPASTEKINELINYLRDVLNITIVVITHDLETIKTVLDRFIILKKDIIFDGNISDALKSDNEFIKDFLTNKKAK; from the coding sequence TATTAAAATAGAAAACTTATCAACAGCTTTTGGCAAAAATATTGTTCATAATAATATTTCATTTTCAATAAATGAAAAAGAAATATTTGGAATTTTAGGTGGAAGTGGCTCAGGGAAAACAGTATTAATAAAACAAATAGTAATGTTAAATGAAATTCAAAAAGGAACTATTAAGATATTTGATAAAGATATATCAAATTTAACTTTAAAAGAGAGTCAAATAATAAAACAACAATTTTCATATCTTTTTCAATTTGGAGCATTATATTCTTTTTTAAATGTAATTGAGAATATTAGTGTTATGTTAAAAGAATATACAAATTTACCAATGGATTTAATAGAAAAAATAGCTTATACCAATTTAGAAATAGTTGGACTTCCTAAAAATTGTGCAAAACTTTATCCTTCTGAATTAAGTGGAGGAATGAAAAAAAGAGTAGCACTTGCAAGAAGTCTTGCCCTAGAGCCTAAGATATTATTTTTGGATGAACCTACAAGTGGTTTAGACCCAGCAAGTACGGAAAAAATAAACGAATTGATAAATTATTTAAGAGATGTTTTAAATATTACAATTGTAGTGATAACTCATGATTTAGAAACTATAAAAACAGTTTTAGATAGATTTATAATATTAAAAAAAGACATTATATTTGATGGTAATATATCAGATGCACTTAAATCAGATAATGAGTTTATAAAAGATTTTTTAACAAATAAAAAGGCTAAATAG
- a CDS encoding MlaD family protein translates to MDTKINFFKIGIFIVIFTLLLLGIVFWLGKYGFEKKKYDDYSIYFKESISGLNIGSAIKYKGFEVGKVNEIKINPENSEEIELDIEIKKGTPIKEDNYAILGSLGITGLKYIELKGGTNNSALLKANEEGKKVIPSKPSALATLFDSTEDITTEFMIVLNQIKKVINDENIEAFSKFLTSSERSMSNIDQISSYLVDGEKRIDDLLKKLSNLTDVSSKSFTDINKSANSFKEFSNEFLKQLQEGSFNIKELSQESLNKINKVLDNLDDTLTQGQKLIDDLEESPSDILFKQKNIKYGPGEKDEK, encoded by the coding sequence ATGGATACTAAAATAAATTTTTTTAAAATAGGTATATTTATAGTAATTTTTACATTGTTACTTCTAGGAATTGTTTTTTGGCTAGGGAAATATGGCTTTGAAAAGAAAAAATATGATGATTATTCTATATATTTTAAAGAGTCAATTTCTGGATTGAATATTGGTTCTGCTATTAAATATAAAGGATTTGAAGTAGGAAAGGTAAATGAAATAAAAATAAATCCGGAAAATTCAGAAGAAATAGAACTTGACATTGAGATAAAAAAGGGAACGCCTATTAAAGAAGATAATTATGCAATATTGGGAAGCTTAGGAATTACTGGACTCAAATATATTGAGTTAAAAGGTGGAACAAATAATTCTGCTTTATTAAAAGCAAATGAAGAGGGTAAGAAAGTAATACCTTCTAAGCCATCGGCTTTAGCAACTTTATTTGATTCAACAGAAGATATTACAACTGAATTTATGATAGTTTTAAATCAAATTAAAAAAGTAATAAATGATGAAAATATAGAAGCATTTTCTAAATTTCTAACTTCAAGTGAACGAAGTATGTCAAATATAGATCAAATAAGTTCTTATTTAGTAGATGGTGAAAAAAGAATTGATGATTTATTAAAAAAGCTTTCTAATTTAACAGATGTAAGTAGTAAATCGTTTACAGATATAAATAAAAGTGCAAATAGTTTTAAAGAATTTTCTAATGAATTCTTAAAACAATTACAAGAAGGTTCATTTAATATAAAAGAATTATCGCAAGAGAGTCTTAATAAAATAAATAAGGTCTTAGATAATTTGGATGATACTTTAACTCAAGGTCAAAAATTAATTGATGATTTAGAGGAGAGTCCAAGTGATATACTTTTTAAACAAAAAAATATAAAATATGGACCAGGAGAAAAAG